The following proteins are co-located in the Abditibacteriaceae bacterium genome:
- the cysT gene encoding sulfate ABC transporter permease subunit CysT: MKHSSRVLPGFGLSLGYTLLYLSLLVLLPLSTLVFKTASGGWEHFLKAAFDPRAMASYRLTFGASLIAALLNTFFGLLVAWVLVRYTFPGRRIVDALVDLPFALPTAVGGIALVTIYAPNGLIGQHLDKLGIKSAYSPLGITIALTFIGLPFVVRTVQPVLAEMPHDWEEAAALLGASRWQTFRRVLIPHIAPALLTGTALAFARAVGEYGSVVFISGNMPGKTEITPLLIITKLEQYDYPGATAIASVMLVVSFGMLLGINVLQLWSARRTSA; this comes from the coding sequence ATGAAACATTCTTCCCGCGTGCTGCCCGGTTTTGGCTTATCTCTCGGCTACACGCTGTTGTATTTGTCGCTCCTTGTGTTGTTGCCGCTTTCGACGCTGGTTTTCAAAACGGCGTCGGGCGGTTGGGAGCACTTTCTCAAAGCGGCGTTCGACCCGCGAGCGATGGCGTCCTACCGACTGACCTTTGGCGCGTCGCTCATCGCGGCGTTGCTGAATACGTTTTTCGGTTTGCTCGTTGCGTGGGTTCTAGTGCGTTACACGTTTCCAGGACGGCGCATCGTCGATGCCCTTGTCGATTTGCCGTTCGCATTGCCTACCGCTGTTGGCGGCATTGCGCTCGTCACGATCTACGCGCCGAACGGACTGATTGGTCAGCATCTGGATAAGTTGGGGATTAAATCGGCGTATTCACCGCTTGGAATTACAATCGCGCTGACCTTTATTGGTTTGCCGTTTGTGGTGCGAACGGTGCAGCCGGTTTTGGCCGAAATGCCGCACGACTGGGAAGAAGCCGCTGCTTTGTTGGGTGCGAGCCGTTGGCAGACGTTCCGCCGCGTGCTGATTCCGCACATCGCGCCGGCGTTGCTGACAGGAACCGCGTTGGCGTTTGCCCGCGCGGTTGGTGAATACGGTTCGGTCGTGTTTATTTCGGGCAACATGCCGGGCAAAACCGAAATCACGCCGCTCCTCATTATCACCAAACTGGAACAATACGATTACCCGGGTGCAACCGCGATTGCTTCCGTTATGCTGGTCGTTTCGTTTGGAATGCTGCTGGGTATCAACGTGCTGCAATTGTGGAGCGCGCGGAGAACCTCAGCTTAA
- the cysW gene encoding sulfate ABC transporter permease subunit CysW, with translation MAGTVASGKKTKETQVTRATTESGFVRVLLITVALAFIALFLVLPLGIVFYEGLKSGVDVYFAALKDPEAHAAIKLTLIVAAISVPLNALFGIAAAWLISRFRFRGQSLLVTLIDLPFAVSPVVSGLIFVLVFGANGAAWTILSRWWPGIIDDHWKIIFAVPGIVLATLFVTFPFVARELIAFMQSQGGEEEEAALMLGASGWQMFWRVTIPNIKWSLLYGLILCNARAMGEFGAVSVVSGHIRGETNTIPLHVEILYNEYNFAASFAVASLLAILAVITLIVKTIAEKRVEQQLSDAQTDIPDDAVIVSSVGSENKELTKSRSAAVKNAEGIA, from the coding sequence ATGGCCGGTACAGTCGCGTCAGGAAAGAAAACTAAAGAAACGCAGGTGACGCGCGCGACGACCGAAAGCGGGTTTGTGCGTGTGCTGCTGATAACAGTAGCGCTCGCATTCATCGCCCTATTTTTGGTGCTGCCGCTCGGCATCGTGTTTTACGAAGGCTTGAAAAGCGGTGTCGATGTTTACTTCGCCGCTTTGAAAGACCCGGAAGCACATGCCGCAATTAAATTGACGCTGATTGTGGCGGCGATTTCGGTCCCGCTCAACGCGCTTTTCGGAATTGCGGCGGCGTGGCTCATTTCACGCTTTCGCTTTCGCGGGCAAAGCTTGCTGGTCACGCTCATCGACTTGCCGTTTGCCGTTTCGCCCGTTGTTTCCGGTCTGATTTTTGTCCTGGTCTTTGGTGCCAACGGCGCGGCGTGGACGATTTTGTCTCGCTGGTGGCCGGGCATTATCGACGATCACTGGAAGATTATTTTCGCCGTTCCGGGCATTGTGCTCGCCACCTTGTTTGTGACGTTTCCGTTTGTGGCGCGCGAACTCATCGCTTTCATGCAATCGCAGGGCGGCGAGGAAGAAGAAGCGGCGTTGATGCTGGGCGCGAGTGGTTGGCAAATGTTCTGGCGCGTAACGATACCCAACATCAAGTGGAGCCTGCTGTACGGCTTGATTTTGTGTAACGCCCGAGCGATGGGCGAATTCGGCGCGGTTTCGGTGGTGTCGGGCCATATTCGCGGCGAAACCAACACGATTCCGCTCCACGTCGAAATTCTCTACAACGAATACAACTTTGCGGCGAGCTTTGCTGTCGCGTCGCTGCTCGCGATTTTGGCGGTCATTACGCTGATTGTCAAAACCATCGCCGAGAAGCGCGTCGAACAGCAGCTTTCCGATGCCCAGACCGACATCCCCGACGATGCCGTTATCGTTTCGTCGGTTGGGTCTGAAAATAAAGAATTAACCAAGTCGCGCAGTGCGGCAGTCAAGAACGCAGAAGGAATCGCATGA
- a CDS encoding sulfate/molybdate ABC transporter ATP-binding protein produces the protein MSIRIQGVSKQFGAFHALRDVDLTIETGELVALLGPSGSGKTTLLRCIAGLENPDSGTIEHFGEDLMGRSPRERNIGFVFQHYALFNHMTVFENIAFGLRVRGEKGPKVTERVEELLKLIQLDSLAKRFPSQLSGGQRQRVALARALAPSPRAILLDEPFGALDARVRADLRRWIRKLHEDTKQTGVFVTHDQEEAFEVSDRVVVMNKGRIEQIGTPDEVFAHPASEFVIDFLGGVNVWHGRIENGHAKIGDLQIPVPEAHQEVANADTARVYVRRHDIEISRTADDNSQEARVTHINRSGAAVKVSLTVRGEKIDVELDHRRFEELELKTGDHVYLEARRARVFAA, from the coding sequence ATGAGCATTCGCATTCAGGGAGTTTCCAAACAATTCGGCGCGTTTCATGCGTTGCGCGATGTCGATTTAACCATCGAAACCGGTGAACTGGTAGCGCTACTTGGCCCCAGCGGAAGCGGAAAGACCACGCTCCTGCGTTGTATTGCCGGTCTGGAAAACCCCGACTCCGGCACGATTGAACACTTCGGCGAAGACTTGATGGGACGCTCGCCCCGCGAACGCAACATCGGTTTCGTGTTCCAGCATTATGCGCTGTTCAATCATATGACGGTGTTTGAAAACATCGCTTTCGGTTTGCGCGTGCGCGGCGAAAAAGGCCCGAAAGTGACCGAGCGCGTTGAAGAATTGCTGAAATTAATTCAACTCGACAGTTTGGCGAAGCGCTTTCCCTCTCAGCTTTCGGGTGGACAGCGTCAGCGTGTGGCTTTGGCGCGTGCGCTCGCGCCCAGCCCGCGCGCGATTTTGCTGGACGAACCGTTTGGCGCTTTGGATGCTCGCGTGCGTGCCGACTTGCGTCGCTGGATTCGCAAGTTGCACGAAGACACCAAGCAAACCGGCGTTTTCGTCACGCACGATCAGGAAGAAGCCTTTGAAGTTTCCGACCGCGTTGTGGTGATGAACAAAGGACGCATCGAGCAAATCGGGACGCCCGACGAGGTGTTCGCGCATCCGGCCAGCGAGTTCGTTATCGACTTTCTCGGTGGCGTGAATGTGTGGCACGGACGCATCGAAAACGGCCACGCGAAAATCGGGGATTTGCAAATTCCGGTTCCCGAAGCGCATCAGGAAGTGGCGAATGCCGACACCGCACGCGTTTATGTGCGACGTCACGACATCGAGATTTCACGCACTGCCGACGATAACAGTCAGGAAGCGCGTGTCACTCATATCAATCGCAGCGGCGCGGCGGTGAAAGTCAGCCTCACCGTACGCGGCGAAAAAATCGATGTCGAACTCGATCACCGTCGTTTTGAGGAACTCGAACTCAAAACAGGCGATCACGTTTATCTCGAAGCGCGTCGCGCGCGCGTTTTCGCTGCGTAA
- a CDS encoding porin produces MNLKSHVFSAFAVAAAVAIATPANAQQSEIAQLRTQIEELQARLDKLDEANKKSAEAAAKASPAVTSRFPLTVSGLLQVHSLNYFSQNGPGTQPADTFRLRRGELRITAPRITDRVSGTIQIDPAKASFRSRVPFNAGPGPINVNTRARDSLLQEIQISYLLNKGANANYIDAGQFKIPIGYESLLSSGSLPFVERSLIFSQRDPFDGGYGDVRDTGVQLRGTRGKVDYRLGVFNGFGDRQNDLAISDPKAILGRLAFRLNENAEIGVSGGIGNTGTGAGAPRADRNLLNAFAAYKKGKLSFQGEYLTGDSQLQNGANVRDIQGYYAGLGYLFTPKIEGTFRYDYLDTNKAVGNADVRDLILGLNYYIRGNNAKIQTNIVKRNGNVGAPADLQNDRVELRTNLQVSF; encoded by the coding sequence GTGAACCTCAAATCCCACGTATTTAGTGCTTTTGCTGTCGCCGCCGCTGTCGCCATTGCAACTCCGGCCAACGCCCAACAAAGCGAAATCGCGCAACTGCGTACGCAAATCGAAGAATTACAGGCGCGCTTGGATAAGCTTGATGAAGCGAATAAGAAAAGCGCCGAAGCCGCTGCTAAAGCCAGCCCTGCCGTTACCAGCCGGTTTCCGCTCACCGTTTCAGGCCTTTTGCAGGTTCATTCACTGAACTATTTCTCGCAGAACGGCCCCGGCACCCAGCCTGCCGATACCTTCCGCTTGCGTCGCGGCGAATTGCGTATCACCGCGCCGCGCATTACGGACCGCGTTTCGGGCACGATTCAAATCGACCCGGCCAAAGCGTCGTTCCGTTCGCGCGTTCCGTTCAACGCCGGCCCCGGCCCGATTAACGTCAACACCCGCGCTCGCGACAGCCTGTTGCAGGAAATCCAGATTTCCTATTTGCTGAACAAAGGCGCAAACGCCAATTACATCGATGCCGGTCAGTTCAAAATCCCCATCGGTTACGAAAGCCTGTTGTCTTCGGGCAGCCTGCCGTTTGTCGAGCGTTCGTTGATTTTCTCGCAGCGCGACCCGTTTGATGGCGGCTACGGCGATGTGCGCGACACCGGTGTTCAGTTGCGCGGCACGCGTGGCAAAGTCGATTACCGCCTCGGCGTCTTCAACGGCTTCGGCGACCGCCAGAACGATTTAGCGATCAGCGATCCGAAAGCAATTCTGGGCCGTCTCGCGTTCCGCCTCAACGAAAACGCCGAAATCGGTGTTTCGGGCGGCATCGGCAACACCGGCACCGGAGCCGGAGCGCCACGCGCCGACCGCAATTTGCTCAACGCGTTTGCTGCTTACAAGAAAGGCAAGCTTTCGTTCCAGGGCGAATACCTCACCGGCGATTCGCAGTTGCAAAACGGCGCAAACGTCCGCGACATTCAGGGCTACTATGCAGGTCTCGGCTACTTGTTCACACCGAAAATCGAAGGCACCTTCCGCTACGATTACCTCGATACCAACAAGGCTGTCGGCAACGCCGATGTGCGCGACCTGATTCTCGGTTTGAACTATTACATCCGGGGCAACAACGCCAAGATCCAAACCAACATCGTCAAGCGCAACGGCAACGTCGGCGCGCCTGCCGATTTGCAAAACGACCGCGTCGAACTGCGGACGAACTTGCAGGTTTCGTTCTAA
- a CDS encoding PstS family phosphate ABC transporter substrate-binding protein — protein MNKKVLWGIAPLALGMALAGCGGNSGSEGGEKAAAGTTGNTTANSGADLSSLSGAIKIDGSSTVEPISAAIAEGFNGSASKVNISVAASGTGGGLKKFAKGEIDIAGASRPMKSKEADEAKKNKIEYLELPVAYDGLSVVVNPKNTWAKSLTTAELKKIWGAGSKVNNWSQVRAGFPNKPLKLYGPGTASGTFDYFSEEILGKDEKSRADYNASEDDNTLVKGVSSDEGALGYFGFAYYEDNAAKLKLVAVDNGKGAVAPSKETIISGSYAPLSRPLFIYVNRKAMDKPEVAAFVDYYLNTVKEIVGTVGYVPLPDAVYDAVKARRTAKTVGSAYTNAADGATLETLYGAK, from the coding sequence ATGAATAAGAAAGTATTGTGGGGCATTGCTCCGTTGGCGCTGGGAATGGCACTGGCCGGTTGCGGCGGCAACAGTGGAAGCGAAGGCGGCGAAAAAGCAGCGGCCGGCACCACTGGAAACACGACCGCGAACAGCGGCGCCGATTTGAGCAGCTTGTCGGGTGCGATCAAAATCGACGGCTCTTCGACGGTTGAACCGATTTCGGCAGCGATTGCGGAAGGCTTTAACGGCTCTGCCTCGAAAGTCAACATTTCGGTGGCTGCTTCGGGCACCGGCGGTGGCTTGAAGAAATTTGCTAAAGGCGAAATCGACATCGCCGGCGCGTCGCGTCCGATGAAATCGAAAGAAGCCGACGAAGCCAAAAAGAACAAAATTGAATACCTCGAATTGCCGGTAGCTTACGATGGCCTTTCGGTTGTCGTGAACCCGAAGAACACGTGGGCCAAAAGCCTGACGACCGCAGAACTCAAGAAGATTTGGGGTGCCGGAAGCAAAGTCAACAATTGGAGCCAGGTTCGCGCCGGTTTCCCGAACAAGCCCCTGAAACTTTACGGGCCGGGCACCGCGAGCGGCACTTTCGATTATTTCTCGGAAGAAATTCTGGGCAAGGATGAGAAGAGCCGCGCCGATTACAATGCTTCAGAAGATGACAACACCCTCGTGAAAGGTGTTTCCTCCGACGAAGGCGCACTCGGTTACTTCGGCTTTGCGTATTACGAAGACAACGCCGCCAAACTGAAACTGGTGGCTGTCGATAACGGCAAAGGCGCGGTTGCACCGAGCAAAGAAACCATTATCAGCGGGAGCTACGCGCCGCTGTCGCGTCCTTTGTTCATCTACGTCAATCGCAAAGCGATGGACAAGCCGGAAGTCGCGGCGTTCGTCGATTACTACCTGAACACCGTCAAAGAAATTGTCGGCACCGTGGGCTATGTGCCGTTGCCCGACGCCGTTTATGACGCCGTCAAAGCGCGCCGCACGGCCAAAACTGTCGGTTCGGCTTACACCAACGCCGCCGATGGCGCGACGCTCGAAACACTTTACGGCGCAAAATAA
- the pstC gene encoding phosphate ABC transporter permease subunit PstC — MPEHMTQPDLAGEISTSPALLAQGGGEVALASAPSMAPSSLSGPKRPLETVLRYMFAACALVSVLTTFGIIAVLLTESIPFFRAVPLTEFLGGREWTPQFEPARYGIMPLVCGTLLVTAGAAILSLPLGLLSAIYLSEYASPRARTVLKPALELLAGIPSIVYGFFALVFITPLLSNAVEKMNPFLQRITGNPDLFLEVSVFNALSASIAVAIMTLPLVSSLCEDALHSVPRSLREGAYALGSTKLEVSTKVVVPSALSGIAAAFILAISRSIGETMIVAIAAGSQAQLTLNPLQTVQTMTGYIAAIAAGDVEHGSISYQTIFAVGVVLFSITVVMNLASISLVKKYRQKYD; from the coding sequence ATGCCGGAACACATGACGCAACCCGATTTGGCAGGCGAGATTTCGACTTCGCCCGCTCTCCTTGCTCAAGGCGGCGGCGAAGTCGCTTTGGCTTCAGCGCCGAGCATGGCGCCTTCTAGTCTCAGCGGCCCGAAGCGCCCTCTGGAAACCGTTCTGCGCTATATGTTTGCCGCGTGCGCGCTCGTTTCCGTCCTGACGACGTTCGGTATCATCGCGGTTTTGCTCACCGAAAGCATTCCGTTTTTCCGAGCGGTGCCACTTACCGAATTCCTCGGCGGACGCGAATGGACACCGCAGTTTGAACCGGCGCGTTACGGCATTATGCCTCTCGTTTGCGGAACGCTTCTGGTAACCGCAGGCGCGGCGATTCTTTCGCTGCCGCTTGGTTTGCTTTCGGCGATCTACCTTTCCGAATACGCTTCGCCGCGCGCCCGCACCGTTTTGAAACCCGCGCTGGAATTGCTGGCCGGCATTCCTTCCATCGTTTATGGTTTCTTCGCGCTTGTCTTTATTACGCCGCTGCTGTCGAATGCGGTCGAAAAGATGAATCCGTTTTTACAGCGCATCACCGGCAATCCCGATTTGTTTCTCGAAGTCTCGGTTTTTAACGCGCTTTCGGCTTCGATAGCCGTCGCAATTATGACCTTGCCGCTCGTTTCGTCGCTGTGCGAAGATGCGCTTCATTCGGTGCCGCGCTCTTTGCGTGAAGGCGCTTACGCTTTGGGTTCAACCAAGCTCGAAGTTTCGACCAAAGTTGTTGTGCCTTCGGCGCTTTCGGGTATCGCCGCCGCGTTTATTCTGGCGATTTCGCGCTCCATCGGCGAAACGATGATCGTCGCCATTGCCGCCGGTTCGCAAGCGCAGCTCACGCTGAATCCGCTGCAAACCGTCCAAACCATGACAGGTTACATCGCGGCGATTGCAGCAGGCGATGTCGAACACGGCTCGATTTCGTATCAAACGATCTTCGCGGTTGGCGTCGTTTTGTTCTCGATTACCGTAGTGATGAACCTCGCGTCGATTTCGCTCGTGAAAAAATACCGCCAGAAATACGATTGA
- a CDS encoding aquaporin, translating to MKQLLAEALGTFALVFAGTGAIIVNDVAGGAVSHVGIALTFGLVVAAMIYALGDVSGAHFNPAVTLGFWLARRFPAARVAPYIAAQLAGALVASILLRACFPAHATLGATLPRDSATQAFVFEFVLSALLMFVILSVSTGAKEKGITAGAAIGGTVMLEALFAGPICGASMNPARSVAPALLSGNLSSLWIYLIAPVAGALFAVSLCRCVRDEGCCTRGCIA from the coding sequence ATGAAGCAGCTACTCGCCGAAGCGTTGGGGACGTTTGCGTTAGTTTTCGCCGGAACCGGCGCGATTATCGTGAACGATGTCGCGGGCGGCGCGGTTTCTCACGTCGGCATCGCGCTCACTTTCGGCCTTGTCGTCGCGGCGATGATTTACGCGCTTGGCGATGTTTCGGGCGCGCACTTCAATCCGGCGGTGACGCTTGGCTTTTGGCTCGCGCGGCGTTTTCCCGCTGCGCGCGTCGCGCCTTACATCGCGGCGCAACTGGCGGGCGCTCTGGTTGCGAGCATTTTGCTGCGCGCTTGCTTTCCCGCTCACGCGACGCTGGGCGCAACACTTCCGCGCGATTCGGCGACGCAAGCCTTCGTTTTTGAATTCGTGCTCTCGGCTCTTTTGATGTTCGTTATTCTAAGCGTTTCGACGGGCGCGAAGGAAAAAGGAATTACAGCGGGCGCGGCGATTGGCGGCACCGTGATGCTCGAAGCACTTTTCGCCGGCCCGATTTGTGGCGCGTCGATGAATCCGGCGCGTTCGGTTGCTCCGGCGTTGTTAAGCGGCAACCTTTCGTCGTTGTGGATTTACCTCATTGCGCCGGTTGCGGGCGCATTGTTCGCGGTTTCTTTGTGCCGCTGCGTGCGCGACGAAGGCTGTTGCACTCGCGGTTGTATTGCCTGA
- the pstA gene encoding phosphate ABC transporter permease PstA yields MLTSSPAATPQKPVTRSTHAPLTKSTSRLKRRKFASGVFAVVCFSATLIAFVMLVWLLSGIWRDGVSRLSPSFITNAPSRLFPDKAGIKPALLGSVWLIGITTLFAVPIGIGAAIYLQEYATANRWTRFAQVNIANLAAVPSVVYGILGLAVFVRALHLKTSLLAGGLTLALLILPVIIIASQEALRAVPSSLRDGSYALGATRWQTIKRQVFPVALPGIMTGIILSISRALGEAAPLIIIGGAGFVTFSPSGPMDDFTALPIQIYSWAQDSKEAFKELSATAIIVLVGVLLVMNGVAIVLRQKFNKN; encoded by the coding sequence ATGCTGACATCTTCTCCGGCGGCGACGCCCCAAAAGCCTGTGACGCGTTCGACACACGCGCCGCTCACCAAAAGCACTTCGCGCCTCAAGCGGCGCAAGTTCGCATCGGGCGTGTTTGCCGTCGTCTGTTTCTCGGCGACGTTGATTGCGTTCGTGATGCTTGTCTGGTTGCTTTCGGGCATCTGGCGCGATGGCGTGAGCCGCCTTTCGCCGAGTTTCATCACCAACGCGCCATCGCGCTTGTTTCCCGACAAAGCCGGTATCAAGCCCGCGCTTCTGGGTTCGGTGTGGCTCATTGGTATTACAACGCTATTTGCTGTTCCCATCGGCATCGGTGCGGCGATTTATCTCCAAGAATACGCGACGGCGAATCGCTGGACGCGCTTTGCTCAGGTGAATATCGCCAACCTCGCGGCAGTGCCTTCGGTTGTCTACGGCATTTTGGGGCTTGCGGTTTTCGTTCGTGCGCTGCATCTCAAAACCAGCTTGCTGGCGGGTGGCTTGACACTCGCGTTGCTCATCTTGCCGGTTATCATCATCGCGTCGCAGGAAGCCTTGCGCGCGGTGCCTTCCAGCTTGCGCGACGGCTCGTATGCTTTGGGTGCGACGCGCTGGCAAACCATTAAACGCCAGGTGTTTCCGGTCGCGCTTCCGGGAATTATGACCGGAATTATTCTGTCGATTTCGCGCGCACTGGGCGAAGCTGCACCGCTGATTATTATCGGCGGCGCCGGTTTCGTAACCTTCTCGCCTTCCGGCCCGATGGACGACTTCACTGCATTGCCTATTCAGATTTATTCGTGGGCGCAAGATTCCAAAGAAGCATTCAAAGAACTTTCCGCAACAGCGATTATCGTTCTGGTCGGCGTGCTTTTGGTAATGAATGGCGTCGCTATCGTGTTGCGCCAGAAGTTCAACAAGAACTAA
- a CDS encoding PstS family phosphate ABC transporter substrate-binding protein produces MKSLNILRRSAVAASLVAGIVWVAPAKAQSIKADGSSTVGPITEAVAESFMGKNGNVRISVGISGTGGGFKKFIAGETDISNASRPIKASESNSARRGGVGYIEIPVAYDALTVVVSQKNTWAKNLTTAELRKIWAPGSKINNWSQVRSGFPNRPLRLFGPGTASGTFDYFTEAINGKEKASRGDYNASEDDNVLVQGVANDAGALGYFGLAYYEENKNKLNAVAVNGVLPSAATVTNGKYQPLARPLFIYVRKSSANKPHVAKFVRFYIQNSAKMARRVGYVGLPSSINRLALQRFNKKTAGSLFAGKGAVVGVRLSDLLRRSR; encoded by the coding sequence ATGAAATCGTTGAACATTTTGCGTCGTAGTGCTGTTGCCGCTTCCCTCGTTGCAGGAATCGTTTGGGTGGCACCTGCCAAAGCCCAGAGCATTAAAGCCGATGGCTCGTCCACTGTTGGCCCCATCACTGAAGCTGTTGCCGAAAGCTTTATGGGCAAGAACGGCAACGTGCGAATTTCGGTTGGTATTTCGGGCACCGGCGGCGGCTTCAAGAAGTTTATCGCGGGCGAAACCGACATCTCCAACGCTTCGCGCCCGATTAAAGCCAGCGAAAGCAACTCGGCGCGGCGCGGCGGAGTCGGCTATATCGAAATTCCTGTCGCCTACGATGCGCTGACCGTTGTCGTCAGCCAGAAGAACACCTGGGCCAAAAACCTGACGACGGCAGAACTCAGGAAAATCTGGGCACCGGGCAGCAAAATCAACAACTGGAGCCAGGTACGTTCGGGCTTCCCGAATCGTCCGTTGCGCTTGTTCGGGCCGGGCACCGCGAGCGGTACCTTTGATTACTTCACGGAAGCCATCAATGGCAAGGAAAAGGCTTCGCGCGGCGATTACAACGCGAGCGAAGATGACAATGTCTTGGTGCAGGGCGTTGCAAATGATGCCGGCGCGCTTGGCTATTTCGGCTTGGCTTACTACGAAGAAAACAAGAACAAGCTGAACGCTGTTGCCGTGAACGGTGTTTTGCCATCGGCAGCGACGGTTACCAACGGCAAGTATCAGCCGCTTGCGCGTCCACTGTTTATCTATGTGCGGAAGTCGTCGGCGAACAAGCCGCACGTTGCCAAGTTCGTGCGCTTCTATATTCAGAACAGCGCGAAAATGGCGCGCCGCGTTGGTTATGTCGGCTTGCCTTCGAGCATCAACCGTTTAGCTTTGCAGCGTTTCAACAAGAAAACCGCCGGTAGCCTGTTTGCCGGAAAAGGTGCGGTCGTCGGCGTGCGACTGAGCGACTTGCTGCGCCGCAGCCGCTAG
- the pstB gene encoding phosphate ABC transporter ATP-binding protein PstB: MKATFDTKTKEDNTRVAQTIMNDLQTTTPNTTQAETPATPRRIDTSAMTGLDHADPIAAISKMQATNLNLWYGPKQALKGITSKTAANCITALIGPSGCGKSTYLRCLNRMNDLIENCRIEGDVTLEGQNIYARGVDVVELRQRIGMVFQKPNPFPMSIFDNIAYGPRLHGINKKSELQDIVEESLNGSALWNEVKDDLKKSALALSGGQQQRLCIARSLATKPDVLLMDEPCSALDPISTLKIEELMRELKDQYTIVIVTHNMQQAARVSDFTGFFLMGELVEMDASSKIFTDPGDKRTEDYITGRFG; this comes from the coding sequence ATGAAAGCGACGTTCGATACAAAAACCAAAGAAGATAACACCCGCGTGGCGCAGACGATTATGAACGACTTACAAACCACGACTCCCAATACGACACAAGCCGAAACTCCGGCGACTCCACGCCGCATCGACACCAGCGCGATGACGGGATTGGATCATGCCGACCCCATTGCTGCCATCAGCAAGATGCAGGCGACGAACCTCAACCTCTGGTACGGCCCGAAGCAGGCGCTTAAAGGCATCACGTCGAAGACGGCGGCGAATTGCATTACGGCTCTTATCGGGCCATCGGGTTGCGGCAAGAGCACGTACTTGCGCTGCCTCAACCGCATGAACGACCTCATCGAGAACTGCCGCATCGAAGGCGACGTAACGCTTGAAGGCCAGAACATTTACGCGCGTGGCGTGGACGTTGTCGAACTTCGCCAGCGCATCGGCATGGTCTTCCAGAAGCCGAATCCGTTTCCGATGAGCATTTTCGACAACATCGCTTACGGCCCGCGTTTGCACGGCATCAACAAGAAGAGCGAGTTGCAAGACATCGTCGAAGAAAGTCTCAATGGTTCGGCGCTGTGGAACGAAGTCAAAGACGACTTGAAGAAAAGCGCGCTCGCGCTTTCGGGCGGCCAGCAGCAGCGCTTGTGCATCGCGCGTTCTCTCGCCACCAAACCCGATGTGTTGTTGATGGACGAGCCGTGTTCGGCGCTCGACCCGATTTCAACACTCAAAATCGAAGAATTGATGCGCGAACTGAAAGACCAGTACACAATCGTTATCGTGACGCACAATATGCAGCAGGCTGCGCGCGTTTCCGACTTCACTGGTTTCTTCCTGATGGGCGAACTGGTCGAAATGGATGCCTCGTCGAAAATCTTCACCGATCCCGGCGACAAGCGCACCGAAGATTACATCACCGGACGATTCGGCTAA
- the phoU gene encoding phosphate signaling complex protein PhoU, producing the protein MTIRRTFEDQLDELQNDLLRLGRFVEEALGKAIDALVRQDLALAKQVVADDDFADDMHVGIQMRAMQLLALQQPMARDLRSIGSSLRIVMDLERIGDHAVDIAKVARSMAGQSFFKPLVDIPQLGDLSRKMIGDSLQAFIAHDMELAIRVAGDDDAVDDLCDRLQVELLDKMREDATLVDQATKLLLVARALERCADHATNIVEQIYYVETGDMRPLAREQHNSEHNVALDKSMPDHHKLESGARDADVPPPLNGASGVYHQ; encoded by the coding sequence ATGACAATCCGCCGGACTTTTGAAGATCAACTCGACGAGCTGCAAAACGACCTTTTGCGTTTGGGCCGCTTTGTTGAGGAAGCGCTGGGCAAAGCGATTGATGCGCTCGTGCGGCAGGATTTAGCGCTCGCCAAGCAAGTTGTGGCCGACGATGATTTCGCTGACGATATGCACGTCGGCATCCAGATGCGCGCGATGCAGCTTCTTGCATTGCAGCAACCAATGGCGCGCGACCTGCGCAGCATTGGCTCCAGCCTCCGCATCGTAATGGATTTGGAACGTATCGGCGATCATGCAGTGGACATTGCCAAAGTCGCGCGCAGCATGGCCGGTCAAAGCTTTTTCAAGCCGCTCGTCGATATTCCCCAACTCGGCGACCTGTCGCGCAAAATGATCGGCGATTCGCTGCAAGCCTTTATCGCGCACGATATGGAACTAGCAATTCGCGTTGCAGGCGACGATGACGCCGTCGATGATTTGTGCGACCGTTTGCAAGTTGAACTACTCGACAAGATGCGCGAGGACGCGACGCTCGTTGATCAGGCGACAAAATTGTTGCTCGTCGCGCGCGCTCTCGAACGCTGCGCCGACCACGCCACCAACATCGTCGAGCAAATTTACTACGTCGAAACTGGCGATATGCGCCCGCTTGCACGCGAACAGCACAACTCCGAACATAACGTTGCGCTCGATAAAAGTATGCCTGACCATCACAAGCTCGAATCCGGCGCCCGCGACGCCGATGTGCCGCCGCCGCTCAATGGCGCATCCGGCGTTTATCACCAGTAA